In Salmo trutta unplaced genomic scaffold, fSalTru1.1, whole genome shotgun sequence, a single genomic region encodes these proteins:
- the LOC115188426 gene encoding U6 snRNA-associated Sm-like protein LSm8: MSTALESYINRTVAIVTSDGRMIVGTLKGFDQTINLILDESHERVFSSSQGVEQVVLGLYIVRGDNVAVIGEIDEDTDSSLDLGNIRAEPLNSIVH; the protein is encoded by the exons ATGTCGACTGCCCTCGAGAGCTACATCAACC GTACAGTGGCCATCGTTACATCTGACGGACGGATGATAGTG GGCACACTGAAGGGCTTTGACCAGACCATCAACCTGATTCTGGATGAGAGTCATGAGCGTGTGTTCAGTTCCTCTCAGGGCGTGGAGCAGGTGGTCCTGGGACTATACATCGTCAGAGGAGACAACGT AGCTGTGATTGGGGAGATTGACGAGGACACAGATTCTTCGCTGGACCTGGGGAACATCCGCGCTGAACCCCTTAACTCTATAGTCCACTGA